One Candidatus Poribacteria bacterium genomic window, GGTTTGTGCTTGACCCTTAATATTGGCTATATAGTTGTCCAAATCGAGATACTGAATGTAACCGAACCAGTTCCCGGAATCCAATTCTAACAGACACGCTTCGTATGAATCCTCATATACTGGATCTACTATAGGTTCGATGCATTTATGAATATAATTTGAATTGAGTTTTGACCGGATTTCTCCGATAGATGTGCTTGACATTTTCATATCTCCGTAGTGGCTACCTATGCTACAAGTGTCAGTTTGGATCTAAACTTGAAGAAAATAATCAGAATCGACTCTTTTGATTTCGTAAGTTTTGACTGTAGAAACCCTTATTTCCTATTGTCCTCGTTGCTCCTCGCTTATCTGTCTTGAGACAACTGGGGAAAGATAAACTTTTCGAGAAAAATTTTCCTGGCATAAAAGGCTCTTGAAGTACTTCCATGGCCACTTCCTTTCGTCCTGGGTTGAATGTATACACCCATTTTACCAGTAAGAGCCTCAAATCCTTGTGTACAGATTGTTTCCCTCACTAAGTCATAATCTGCTTTCACTTGATCGTAGACTGCCGGATTATCCAAATCAAAAGTTGTTACACAGTATAAAATTGATCTTTCCTCTCGTTGACTTTCCCAAATTCTCGCAGCCACAACCATCCGTCTTAATTTCATTAGTAAATGGCTATCTTCAAAATCGGTTCGCTCAACGTTATAAGAGTCGATCATTGTTACTGCCATTGTTTCTTTAACTCTTAGCTTCCCATTCTTCAGATATTTTAAAGGAACTGTTTTTAGTTCCCACGACCCGAAATTAGGTGCCTGCGCCGAATTAATAGGCAAATCTAAATGTCTTTCAAGTACATGTCCTGCCCAACCTTTATTTTTGTTTTCGCCTTTAAATACGGTCACTTCGTAATCACTGGCCAATTCTCGAAGATCCTGACCAGTAATCGTTGATAACTTTTGAACTGCTTTTTTTCTTTCCATCGCTTTCTCCGATCATCAATCGGCATTTGAGGCATTCTCAAACAGCATATTAGACAACTCATCAAGCCTCTGCCGAGCAATTTCGTTATATTCTTCTTGCCTCTCAATCATTATCCATCTCCGGTTATTTTGCTTGGCAACGACTGCTGTAGTTCCGGTTCCAGAAAATGGGTCAAGTATGAGATCGTCCTCATTAGTTCCAGCCAAAATAAGCCGATTAACAACCGCCAAGGGCTTTTGCGACGGGTGTTTTCCAAACTTCTTTTCCGATCGCTTAGTGATCGGAATTTCCCACATGTTTCGCATTTGCTTGTCATTGTTCATTGCTTTCATCACTTCATAATTGAACGTCCAATTTTTGGCTTTTTTGCTCTCATTGTTGACCGCCCAAATGATAAATTCAGTAGACTCAGTAAACATGCGACAGGTAATATTAGGTTGTGCATTAGGTTTGTACCAAACAAGTTGGCTGATAATTCGTCGGTCAAACAAGTTTTGAAGAATAAAACCAATTGTAAAAATACAGTGAAAAGATCCGAAGATGAACAGGTTTCCGTTTGTCTTCAGGACCCGCAATACCTCACGAATCCAGTCAACTGTGAACTCGAAATAGTCATCCTGTGCGAAAATATCCCACTGTTCCTGCATTGTAACATGGGAACTAAATGCCCAACCTAACCCTTTCTTTCTTGACATATTAAATGGTGGATCGGTGATACAACAATCGAAAACGCTATCAGGAAAATCTTGCAGAACTTTTAAGCAGTCCCCCGATACAATTTGATTGACAGGAAGTTTTTTCGTTCCGCCAAAAAGAGTTGGTGGATATCCAATACTGTCAGAGGACGGCTCGCGTATATCTCCGTTCGCTGCTGGTGCTGATACCTTTGTATTTTTCAACGGATGGATACCTGTTGAAAGATATTCAATCATCTGAACCTTTTTCAACGACGAATATCCCTTCAAACCACGCTTTTTAAGTTCTGCTCTCAACTCTTTAGTCCGCATTTCACGGTAATCCACCTGCTCAACAGTATTTTTCAGCGGAGGAATTCCTGTCAAAAGATATTCAATCATTTGGGCTTTCTTCAGTGACGAGTACCCTTTCAATTCGCGCTTTTTGAGTTCCGCTCTTAACTCTTTGATTTTCATCTGGTGATAGTTCATAGTTTAAGTACGTTCCTTTGTAGTTTACTATAGTTTGGACAATTTCTGCGAGGCTAATGCGCATTTTCAAAATGTTTCTGATTTTTCTTCAAGTTCCATACAAAAATCCAACTCGAAGAAAAATAAACGCCGATAGTAGAAGGCACAAGCCCCAGCGGGGCGAAATGTTTATAGAAACGCCATATCCTCAAGACATAAGCCCCAGCGGGGCGAAATGTGGATCCCATAAAAAATTGTCCAAAGTTTAGTTGTAGTTTAATGATTAAGCGAAAATTCGGCAGAGTTTAACAAAACCCAATACAGGTCTTCGTAAGCCAAGTCCTTGTTCCGATACAGACTCCGATCTATATAACGTTGAAAATAGGTCTTCTCTTTAGCAGTTGGTAGACGAGACAGGACGTTGAGATAGATATACGCCATGCGTTCAAGCGGATCGCGCCATTTTCCGAGGACGTAATTGACGAAACTCCCGCGATCGGCGTGGTTCGCACTATCGTTGACGATGCTCCCGTTGATCATCATCAATGCTTGCGGGATCGTTCCGTTGAAGGCTTCAATTTCTTCCATCTCACCGTTGTTGAGGAGAAATAGAAATTTTTGGAGATGCTCGCGTTTCCTATTTTCTATATCACGGAGCATATTTTCGCGGTCCTCGCCACCTGTCCTTTTGTTGCCCTCCATCTGGATCTGTTGAAGTCTTTCAAAGCCGGTGGCTTGGAGCATAGAATAGAAAAACTGCTCTGCACTGAGCGGTTTGATATACGCATGCGAATAGTAAAGTTCATCGTCTTTGTTGCTTTTGTTTGTTTCCGAAGTGCGTTGGTAAGCCTCAGAATTGAGGATAGTCCGCATGAGGTGTTGCAGATTATAGCCATGAATGACGAAATCCTTTGCCAGCCACTCCAAGAGCACGGGATTGGTCGGTAGATTCTCCTCTCCGAAGCCATCAAGGGGTTCGACGAAAGCGCGTCCCATAAAGTGTTTCCATATCCGATTCACAATTGTACGGCTAAAATACGGGTTTGATTTGTCGGTCATCCACTGCGCGAGGGCTTTGCGTTTTTCTATCAGCGGCCCATTGTATTCGGTGCGGTCTAAGAAGTGTGGTGTGACCGCTTCGTTGAGTCGTTCGACCCACATCGCTTTTTCAGGTCTGTTGACAATTACAATATTTTCAAATTCTTCTGCCTCGCCGAGCATGTTCACGGCTCGGAAGTTGCCTTTACGTTGCGTATCCAGCCCAGTGAAGAAGGCAGCGATGCCGTAGAAATCCTTTTGGAGCCATGCTTCGATTTTATGGTCATGGCACTCGGCGCATTGCATAGGGATCCCTAAAAAGAATCTGGAGGCGTGTGAGGTCAACAGGACTGGGGATTGGTCATATCGGAGGATGTAATTAACAGCCCCGTTGTTCCGTCGGTCGCCATCCGCTGCAATAAGATTGCGGACAAATTGGTCGTAGGGCATATTTTTCTGCAACGCGTCCCGGACCCACGCTGTCAACATGAGTTGGTTATCATCATCGCGTCTGCCGATTAACCAGTTGACCCACAGGCGAGTCCAATAGTTGATGAACGCCTCACTTTCGAGCAACGTATCAATCTTTCTCTGACGCTTACTTGGGGACCCGTCCTTCAGGAAATCGAGTACTTCTTCGGGAGTAGGGATTTTTCCGGTCATATCGAGATAGATACGCCGGAGGAATTCCGTATCTTCTGATCGCTTTGAGGCTTGGAGTCCTTCCGTTTTCAGCACCGCGTTAATGTGCCGGTCCAGATGTTTAGTGCTGGCGGGCACATACACCGAGGGGGTTGGCGATACTTTTGTGCAATTCAACGTCAAAAAGATAAAAGCCAATAGCAGCAAAGGATAACAGGTTGGGGGACGAAAAAGGACTTTCATGATAGATAGGCTCCCGATGCGGTTAAGCTTGTATTATTTAACAAGTTTAACCGATTATGCGTGAAACATCAATTAGAATCGCTGGAAAAGTGCTAACTCCATCGGAGACCTGTCGGAATGATACCGACATCTTGACCACGTCGCATCGCTTCAGCAGCGTCAAGGATACTCGCCAAATTATGTTGCGGTTCATAGTCCAACAACGTCTTGATTTTGCTTAAATCAAATTCAAAATAGACGGGTTGCGGGAGTTGGACATCAACGGAGTCCATCTGGTAGCGTTCACATAGGTAGGGGATGGCCTCTTCATGTTTGAAAACGCCATTTCCACCGAGCGTGAATTCTTCGCCTACAGCGGCATCCTTCTCAATCCCTAAAACCAATCCTTGTACAATATCCCGTACATCCGTGAAATGTTCCTTGTAGGGTCGTCCGTCAGGGTTGCGTTTGAGTATGAATTTCTCTGTCCCATCCCAAAGACCTTTAACCGTATTCGCAGCCTCCAATTCGGCGGGATCGTTCCCTGCATAATTCTTGTACCGATTATAGATGGGACTGAAGAGGAATTGCCTCGGCAAACCGTCCTCATTGAGATATTCACTCGGCTCAATCACGGTTGTGAACCTAAAAACCGTTGAAGGTACCCCATACTGGTGATGGTAGCTCATGCAGAGTTCCTCACCAATCCATTTGGTAAGGAAGTAAGGCATGTGATGGTATTTGGCAACCATGTCTTCGGTGATGCGTTGATCAAAAAGTCGTCCTTTTTCGGTGAGTTCCCAATAGATTGCTTCCGTACAGGCATAAACAAGGCGATGAATGTTCGGATTGAACTCACGGACACATTCCAAAATGTTGAGGGTGCCCATACCGTTGATTGCCAAGTACTGGCGGTTATCAAAAGGCCCGCCAAAGGCGGCGGCAATATGATAGATGGCATCGACCCCTTTAACGGCTTTTTTAACGTCGTCGTATTCGCGCAGATCGCCGAGGACGGTCTCAACGTCTCCCGTCCCGTCCCATCTTCCGACACGATTGACATCACCCGGATAAACGAAGCTGCGGATAGTGTGCCCTTTTTCCAGCAATTTTTTGACGAGATTGGATCCAATGC contains:
- a CDS encoding MutH/Sau3AI family endonuclease, with translation MERKKAVQKLSTITGQDLRELASDYEVTVFKGENKNKGWAGHVLERHLDLPINSAQAPNFGSWELKTVPLKYLKNGKLRVKETMAVTMIDSYNVERTDFEDSHLLMKLRRMVVAARIWESQREERSILYCVTTFDLDNPAVYDQVKADYDLVRETICTQGFEALTGKMGVYIQPRTKGSGHGSTSRAFYARKIFLEKFIFPQLSQDR
- a CDS encoding DNA methyltransferase, whose amino-acid sequence is MNYHQMKIKELRAELKKRELKGYSSLKKAQMIEYLLTGIPPLKNTVEQVDYREMRTKELRAELKKRGLKGYSSLKKVQMIEYLSTGIHPLKNTKVSAPAANGDIREPSSDSIGYPPTLFGGTKKLPVNQIVSGDCLKVLQDFPDSVFDCCITDPPFNMSRKKGLGWAFSSHVTMQEQWDIFAQDDYFEFTVDWIREVLRVLKTNGNLFIFGSFHCIFTIGFILQNLFDRRIISQLVWYKPNAQPNITCRMFTESTEFIIWAVNNESKKAKNWTFNYEVMKAMNNDKQMRNMWEIPITKRSEKKFGKHPSQKPLAVVNRLILAGTNEDDLILDPFSGTGTTAVVAKQNNRRWIMIERQEEYNEIARQRLDELSNMLFENASNAD
- a CDS encoding DUF1549 and DUF1553 domain-containing protein encodes the protein MKVLFRPPTCYPLLLLAFIFLTLNCTKVSPTPSVYVPASTKHLDRHINAVLKTEGLQASKRSEDTEFLRRIYLDMTGKIPTPEEVLDFLKDGSPSKRQRKIDTLLESEAFINYWTRLWVNWLIGRRDDDNQLMLTAWVRDALQKNMPYDQFVRNLIAADGDRRNNGAVNYILRYDQSPVLLTSHASRFFLGIPMQCAECHDHKIEAWLQKDFYGIAAFFTGLDTQRKGNFRAVNMLGEAEEFENIVIVNRPEKAMWVERLNEAVTPHFLDRTEYNGPLIEKRKALAQWMTDKSNPYFSRTIVNRIWKHFMGRAFVEPLDGFGEENLPTNPVLLEWLAKDFVIHGYNLQHLMRTILNSEAYQRTSETNKSNKDDELYYSHAYIKPLSAEQFFYSMLQATGFERLQQIQMEGNKRTGGEDRENMLRDIENRKREHLQKFLFLLNNGEMEEIEAFNGTIPQALMMINGSIVNDSANHADRGSFVNYVLGKWRDPLERMAYIYLNVLSRLPTAKEKTYFQRYIDRSLYRNKDLAYEDLYWVLLNSAEFSLNH
- a CDS encoding NAD(P)-dependent oxidoreductase, producing MKILVTGGTGRIGSNLVKKLLEKGHTIRSFVYPGDVNRVGRWDGTGDVETVLGDLREYDDVKKAVKGVDAIYHIAAAFGGPFDNRQYLAINGMGTLNILECVREFNPNIHRLVYACTEAIYWELTEKGRLFDQRITEDMVAKYHHMPYFLTKWIGEELCMSYHHQYGVPSTVFRFTTVIEPSEYLNEDGLPRQFLFSPIYNRYKNYAGNDPAELEAANTVKGLWDGTEKFILKRNPDGRPYKEHFTDVRDIVQGLVLGIEKDAAVGEEFTLGGNGVFKHEEAIPYLCERYQMDSVDVQLPQPVYFEFDLSKIKTLLDYEPQHNLASILDAAEAMRRGQDVGIIPTGLRWS